Proteins encoded within one genomic window of Halocatena marina:
- a CDS encoding dolichol kinase, with amino-acid sequence MQPEVERRLVHASGVSLPLAYVIGLFTWDQVRMCFVLGTLLTLTLEALRLSGLIEWSIFETLTREYERDHLAGYALYMFSSTVVALIFHPSVALPALLMLMIADPVIGLLSSSEPATVKPAYILFSMFGICTLIALPFVDIIPAVCGAIAATAADGAKPIIAGYVIDDNLTIPMVAALAIAGSHHLLVSLPPIG; translated from the coding sequence ATGCAGCCGGAGGTTGAGCGTCGTCTCGTTCACGCATCTGGGGTGTCCCTCCCACTTGCGTACGTCATTGGACTTTTCACGTGGGATCAGGTACGGATGTGTTTTGTGCTCGGAACGCTCCTTACACTGACGCTCGAAGCTCTCCGGCTCTCTGGTCTGATCGAGTGGAGCATCTTCGAGACGCTCACTCGTGAGTACGAACGCGACCATCTTGCGGGATACGCGCTGTACATGTTCAGCTCGACCGTCGTTGCACTCATATTCCATCCGTCTGTGGCGCTTCCCGCGTTATTGATGCTCATGATTGCTGATCCCGTGATCGGTCTCCTCAGCTCCAGTGAACCAGCAACTGTGAAACCGGCATACATCCTGTTTTCGATGTTCGGCATCTGTACGCTCATTGCTCTCCCGTTCGTGGACATTATCCCAGCAGTCTGTGGAGCTATCGCTGCAACAGCAGCCGACGGGGCAAAGCCAATTATCGCTGGATACGTCATCGACGACAACCTCACGATCCCAATGGTAGCAGCACTGGCAATCGCCGGGAGCCATCACCTGTTGGTATCTCTTCCACCGATTGGCTGA
- the glyS gene encoding glycine--tRNA ligase has product MSKELVELAKRRGYFFPASGAYGGTAGFYVYGPQGAALKRNLTDAWRECFVTQEGHMEIDAPTVMPEAVFEASGHLDGFDDMIVECPECEASHRADHLVEDATEIEDAESIPIPEIEELIAEDDLQCPNCGSSLAGVEVSAFNLMFGTNIGPGSSSPGYLRPETAQGIFVEFPRLKEYARNQLPFGVTQIGRAYRNEISPRRSIIRVREFTQAELEHFIDPETDEPSLSEVADVEVPLYSATAQESDSSGEIEMWSIGDAVEEGVVDEWIAYYLGVAANWYDRIGVDMDRFRYRQHRPNELSHYSSDCWDAEVELDGNWIELTGFSYRSDYDLSKHGSYSDEEFTIFKQYDEPITVERPTVDPDMSVLGPEFGSAAAAITDELERLAQERPDAFDTEQVTVSVDGEEYAVPVDATGFAVEEVTESGEHITPHVIEPSFGIDRLIYTVLEHAYQEDEVDGEERTSLALRPDIAPTTVGVFPLMAKDGLADRAQEIVQYLRNAGFEVTYDDSGAIGRRYRRQDEIGTPYCVTVDYDSLDDDTVTVRERDSTEQERVSVDELSAHLTARLSDQTDT; this is encoded by the coding sequence ATGAGCAAAGAACTCGTCGAACTCGCAAAGCGCCGTGGTTACTTCTTCCCAGCTTCTGGCGCATACGGCGGTACAGCTGGCTTCTACGTCTACGGCCCACAGGGTGCAGCACTGAAGCGCAATCTAACGGATGCGTGGCGTGAGTGTTTCGTTACACAGGAGGGCCACATGGAGATCGACGCGCCGACGGTTATGCCCGAAGCAGTCTTCGAAGCCTCTGGCCATCTTGACGGCTTCGATGATATGATCGTCGAGTGTCCCGAGTGCGAAGCGAGCCACCGCGCAGACCACCTCGTCGAGGATGCGACAGAGATCGAGGACGCAGAAAGCATCCCGATTCCCGAGATAGAAGAGCTGATCGCCGAGGACGATCTCCAGTGCCCGAACTGCGGTTCGTCACTCGCAGGCGTCGAAGTGTCGGCGTTCAACCTCATGTTCGGTACGAACATCGGCCCTGGCTCGTCCTCACCGGGCTACCTCCGTCCCGAGACAGCACAAGGCATCTTCGTCGAATTCCCCCGCCTGAAGGAGTACGCGCGCAATCAGTTACCGTTCGGCGTCACACAAATCGGACGAGCATACAGAAATGAGATCAGTCCGCGACGATCGATTATTCGAGTACGGGAGTTCACCCAAGCCGAACTGGAACATTTCATCGATCCGGAAACGGACGAACCATCGTTGTCCGAAGTGGCAGACGTTGAGGTACCGTTGTACTCCGCAACAGCACAGGAGAGCGACAGTAGTGGTGAAATCGAAATGTGGTCGATCGGAGATGCCGTCGAGGAAGGCGTTGTCGATGAGTGGATCGCCTACTACCTCGGCGTGGCAGCGAACTGGTACGATCGGATCGGTGTCGATATGGATCGCTTCCGCTACCGCCAGCACCGACCGAACGAGCTTTCGCACTATTCGAGCGACTGCTGGGACGCAGAGGTTGAACTCGACGGCAACTGGATCGAACTCACCGGCTTTTCCTACCGAAGTGATTACGATCTCTCAAAACACGGGTCGTACTCCGATGAGGAGTTCACCATCTTCAAACAGTACGACGAACCGATTACTGTCGAGCGACCAACGGTCGACCCAGACATGAGCGTTCTCGGTCCCGAATTCGGTAGTGCAGCCGCGGCTATCACCGACGAGTTGGAACGGCTCGCACAGGAACGCCCCGATGCGTTCGATACAGAGCAGGTGACTGTCTCTGTCGACGGCGAAGAGTACGCGGTTCCAGTTGACGCGACAGGATTCGCCGTCGAAGAGGTGACAGAATCGGGCGAGCATATCACGCCACACGTCATCGAGCCGTCGTTTGGTATCGACCGACTCATCTACACCGTGCTTGAGCACGCATACCAGGAGGATGAGGTCGACGGTGAAGAGCGGACCTCGCTGGCGCTTCGTCCCGATATCGCACCGACCACAGTCGGTGTCTTCCCACTGATGGCCAAAGATGGCCTGGCAGACCGAGCCCAAGAGATCGTACAGTACCTTCGCAACGCTGGATTCGAGGTAACCTACGACGACTCGGGCGCGATCGGTCGACGCTACCGGCGACAGGACGAGATCGGTACGCCCTACTGCGTCACGGTGGATTACGATTCACTCGACGATGACACCGTCACCGTCCGCGAGCGCGACTCGACCGAGCAAGAGCGTGTTTCGGTCGATGAACTAAGCGCGCACTTGACAGCGCGACTGTCCGATCAGACGGATACGTAG
- a CDS encoding CBS domain-containing protein, whose product MDVTDVMTPREDLVTVSVPGTRDDALEHLRSREFSSVAVVKHEDGDEAFRGLISREALIENPDEDQLALLVEEGPTTTVGTSLEELASLMRETRARRVPVVNGNSLNGIITITDVIRAIAESNVDGEKSVGDLATQSINAIYSDTPLHVAERELRYAGVPYAMVLDDEAEVTGILTDADLIAIAEIVEGEEETGGAIAGDDEEWMWESIKTVGNRYYPTRNVEFPEGTAADFMSEDLITVSRAKTARDAARLMLRHDIEQIPLVSGGELVGIVHDMDLLSAL is encoded by the coding sequence ATGGACGTAACTGACGTGATGACACCGCGCGAGGACCTGGTCACGGTGTCAGTTCCGGGTACGCGCGATGACGCACTCGAACACCTTCGAAGTCGTGAGTTCTCCTCGGTTGCCGTCGTGAAGCACGAGGACGGTGATGAAGCGTTTCGTGGACTCATTTCCAGAGAGGCATTGATCGAAAACCCCGATGAAGATCAGCTCGCACTCCTCGTCGAGGAAGGTCCGACGACCACGGTTGGGACGAGTCTCGAGGAGTTGGCTTCACTGATGCGCGAGACGCGCGCGCGACGAGTGCCGGTCGTCAACGGCAACAGTCTCAACGGCATCATCACGATTACCGATGTCATCCGAGCCATTGCTGAGAGTAACGTCGATGGCGAGAAGTCGGTCGGAGACCTCGCAACGCAGTCGATCAACGCGATCTACAGCGACACGCCGTTGCACGTCGCAGAGCGAGAGTTGCGCTACGCCGGTGTTCCCTACGCGATGGTGCTCGACGACGAGGCAGAGGTCACCGGCATTCTCACCGACGCGGATCTAATCGCCATCGCTGAAATCGTCGAGGGAGAAGAGGAGACAGGAGGCGCCATTGCGGGCGACGACGAAGAATGGATGTGGGAGAGCATCAAGACGGTTGGCAACCGCTATTATCCGACGCGGAACGTTGAGTTCCCCGAGGGAACTGCGGCGGACTTCATGAGTGAGGATCTGATCACAGTCTCGCGCGCGAAGACAGCGCGCGATGCTGCGCGGCTCATGCTCCGACACGACATCGAACAGATTCCGCTCGTGAGTGGTGGCGAGCTCGTCGGCATCGTCCACGATATGGACCTTCTGAGTGCACTATGA
- a CDS encoding ABC transporter ATP-binding protein, producing the protein MSEELLTQQQRTDEGEPLVEVRGLKTYYDTGGLLGSQPVKAVDGVDFTIDRGETLGLVGESGCGKTTLGRTLVQLERATAGDVLFDGRDVTTLSGTELKTWRRDAQIVFQDPESSLNHRMTIGEIIREPLDVHGWPNFTVSVEDSRNRSVTVTGDGTLAEEDDRSVDIIVTPDGPTVSVREALPMTEEDVEVSVTDSNDSLKVSVSVTKSKNRLRRARVRELLQTVGLREEHYFRYPHQFSGGQRQRVGIARSLALEPEFVVLDEPVSALDVSVQAKILNLLEDLQEEFGLTYLFIAHDLSVVRHICDRVAVMYLGHIMEIGETEELFQNPKNPYTYSLLSAIPDPDPTSTRRRVTLRGTPPSPRDPPTGCPFSTRCPVKIRPEAYADIDDNVWEGIELLREILRERERAETGLRDRTKELLGMKTRFDDIIEVVEEVFVRDTEVTVSDEAGEQDGNEMGTSERLDAALDGVPPEVRTHIERAVELIRNDKEQQASALLASEFDTSCTQEKPKHHSVSETGRTSFCHRHQPEYEEPEPVFERILD; encoded by the coding sequence ATGAGCGAAGAACTACTCACACAGCAACAACGCACTGACGAAGGTGAGCCACTGGTCGAGGTACGGGGATTGAAAACGTACTACGATACGGGTGGATTGCTCGGCTCACAACCCGTCAAGGCAGTCGACGGGGTCGATTTCACGATCGACCGCGGCGAGACACTCGGCCTTGTTGGTGAATCAGGCTGTGGAAAAACCACGCTTGGGCGAACGCTGGTCCAACTCGAACGCGCAACAGCGGGAGACGTGCTGTTCGATGGGCGCGATGTCACAACACTCTCCGGAACAGAACTAAAGACGTGGCGACGGGACGCCCAGATCGTCTTCCAAGACCCAGAATCGAGCCTCAATCACCGGATGACGATTGGTGAGATCATCAGAGAGCCGCTCGATGTCCACGGGTGGCCGAACTTCACTGTCAGCGTCGAGGACAGCCGTAATCGGTCGGTGACCGTTACCGGCGATGGAACACTCGCCGAGGAAGACGACCGATCGGTCGATATTATTGTCACCCCGGACGGGCCGACAGTCAGCGTTCGTGAGGCGCTTCCAATGACCGAAGAAGACGTGGAGGTCTCGGTCACCGATTCGAATGACTCACTGAAAGTATCCGTCTCTGTCACTAAATCGAAAAATCGACTCCGACGCGCGCGTGTTCGAGAATTGTTACAGACGGTCGGTCTTCGAGAAGAACACTACTTCCGGTACCCACACCAATTTTCGGGAGGACAGCGCCAACGCGTCGGGATTGCGCGCTCACTCGCACTCGAACCGGAGTTTGTTGTGCTCGATGAGCCAGTGAGCGCGCTGGATGTGTCCGTTCAGGCGAAAATCCTGAATCTCCTCGAAGATCTCCAAGAAGAGTTCGGACTGACGTATCTGTTCATCGCCCACGATCTTTCTGTCGTTCGTCATATTTGTGACCGAGTCGCTGTGATGTATCTCGGGCATATTATGGAGATCGGAGAGACCGAAGAGCTGTTCCAAAACCCGAAAAACCCCTACACGTACTCGCTGTTGTCGGCAATTCCGGATCCGGATCCAACATCGACGCGTCGACGCGTTACGCTGCGAGGAACACCACCCAGTCCGCGCGATCCGCCGACTGGCTGCCCGTTCAGTACGCGATGTCCGGTGAAGATCCGTCCGGAAGCGTACGCAGATATCGATGACAACGTGTGGGAGGGAATTGAACTCCTGCGCGAAATCCTTCGTGAGCGCGAGCGGGCAGAGACAGGGCTTCGTGATCGGACGAAGGAACTGTTGGGGATGAAAACGCGCTTTGATGACATCATCGAGGTCGTCGAAGAGGTGTTCGTCCGGGACACGGAGGTCACAGTGAGCGACGAAGCTGGAGAACAAGACGGGAACGAGATGGGAACATCGGAACGACTCGATGCTGCGCTTGATGGCGTTCCCCCGGAGGTTCGAACACACATCGAACGTGCAGTCGAACTCATTAGGAACGACAAGGAGCAACAAGCCAGTGCGCTCCTCGCTTCGGAGTTCGACACCAGCTGCACCCAGGAGAAGCCCAAACACCACTCCGTGAGTGAAACGGGTCGAACGAGCTTCTGTCACCGACATCAACCGGAATACGAAGAACCAGAACCGGTGTTCGAACGGATACTCGACTGA
- a CDS encoding oligopeptide/dipeptide ABC transporter ATP-binding protein, whose amino-acid sequence MSVQITEQPLLAIENLQTSFFTDKETIRAVDTINFEIQRGETVGIVGESGSGKSVTARSIMGLIDSPGRVVGGSVRFGHERTVERLANRFPKRTVDIDELRNEHDVETLIERLFDQGVSPAKLTNDKDYRNRSTADVDAVELVRENAVTMRTLVERRFTEQLGITDGNDFIVRSEDGGYVDTTHAPEDALRMIRGNGIAMIFQDPLTSLNPVYTVGNQIKEALRLHQGLRGSEAHKETIRLLEDVSIPDARRRVSEYPHEFSGGMRQRAIIAMALACKPDLLICDEPTTALDVTIQAQILELLMDIQEERDLAIMFITHDMGVIAEIADRVNVMYAGELIEKAPVEELFANPKHPYTQGLLESIPGRNTDEDRLRTIEGDVPTPNEEPTYCRFAPRCPKAFDACDTVHPSNVDVSETTADHTAACLLYPDNMSKEDAVEHHRTLGNGDANGGDQQ is encoded by the coding sequence ATGAGTGTTCAGATCACAGAGCAACCACTACTCGCCATTGAGAATCTCCAAACGTCGTTTTTCACTGACAAGGAGACGATCCGAGCGGTTGACACCATCAATTTCGAAATTCAACGGGGAGAGACCGTCGGTATCGTCGGTGAATCTGGCTCGGGAAAGAGCGTGACTGCCCGGTCGATCATGGGACTGATCGATTCACCCGGTCGGGTTGTCGGTGGAAGCGTTCGGTTCGGTCACGAGCGGACAGTCGAACGACTCGCCAATCGATTTCCAAAACGGACGGTCGATATCGACGAACTCCGAAACGAGCACGACGTGGAAACCCTCATCGAACGCCTGTTCGATCAGGGCGTTTCACCAGCAAAGCTAACAAACGATAAAGACTACCGGAATCGGAGTACTGCAGACGTGGATGCAGTCGAATTGGTGCGAGAGAACGCAGTCACGATGCGCACCCTCGTTGAGCGTCGATTCACCGAACAGCTCGGGATAACGGACGGGAACGACTTCATCGTTCGTTCTGAGGACGGTGGGTACGTCGATACGACACACGCGCCCGAAGATGCCCTCAGAATGATCCGAGGGAACGGAATCGCGATGATCTTTCAGGATCCGCTCACCTCGTTGAACCCGGTGTACACGGTTGGAAACCAGATTAAAGAGGCACTCCGACTCCATCAGGGCTTGCGAGGAAGCGAAGCGCACAAAGAGACCATTCGTCTGCTCGAAGACGTTTCGATCCCTGATGCACGACGACGCGTCAGCGAGTATCCCCACGAATTTTCCGGCGGGATGCGCCAGCGCGCTATCATTGCGATGGCGCTCGCGTGCAAACCCGATTTGCTCATCTGCGACGAGCCGACGACCGCGCTCGATGTAACGATTCAAGCCCAGATACTTGAACTCCTGATGGACATTCAAGAAGAGCGTGATCTCGCAATCATGTTCATCACGCACGATATGGGTGTTATCGCCGAAATCGCAGACCGCGTGAACGTGATGTACGCGGGCGAGTTGATCGAGAAAGCACCCGTTGAGGAACTGTTCGCGAATCCGAAACATCCCTACACGCAGGGGCTGCTCGAATCGATACCGGGGCGGAACACGGACGAAGACCGGCTCCGAACGATCGAGGGCGACGTTCCAACACCGAACGAAGAGCCGACGTACTGTCGGTTCGCGCCCCGGTGCCCGAAGGCATTCGATGCCTGCGATACCGTCCATCCATCGAACGTGGACGTAAGTGAGACCACAGCGGATCATACGGCAGCCTGTCTACTCTATCCCGACAACATGTCAAAAGAAGATGCTGTCGAACATCACCGAACGCTCGGTAACGGTGACGCCAACGGAGGGGATCAGCAATGA
- a CDS encoding ABC transporter permease yields MSDTSTSTTATVTEEVPFVQRVRANPQPALVWGVVLIALLALQIGAIASVTVMALSGLTGSIAGVANGLLGGPVLPSVGSAIAGSLNAAAGAADSLPSLLSRNFIPNQGYQTPNGAWHGTFLGLEPMLAWLIRVVLVYTYMFVLLWWIWRGFDTYVNAYRLADWTPRDDMVRRMRTHRWGQFGLVIVLLFVGMAIFAPTISPATAEQNIYEMTSHQIEYYDADDGEVDEISVLNANLASASQGAGSTNIGFWQYDEYDRFHPFGTLSNPGADLFTFMAYGARLSLVIGLLAVSISGVMAAGFGMLTAYYKGAIDLSVVLVSDSIQSLPGILLLILVSVVFQSHWLGQIYNGGFVIAVAFGVIYWPSLWRSIRGPAFQVSEQEWVDAAKSYGQRSTTTMRKHMLPYILGYLLIYGSMTIGGIIIGVAALSYLGLGINPPTPEWGRAIAAGQDYVTGPAWHMALIPGVLIVIVVTGFNALGDGIRDVLDPESEGEDSANEAAAAAGGGA; encoded by the coding sequence ATGAGTGACACATCTACATCAACGACTGCGACCGTAACTGAAGAGGTCCCATTCGTACAGCGTGTTCGGGCGAACCCTCAGCCAGCACTCGTCTGGGGAGTCGTGCTGATCGCGCTACTCGCACTGCAGATCGGTGCGATTGCGTCGGTGACCGTCATGGCGCTTTCTGGTCTTACAGGGAGTATCGCGGGCGTTGCAAACGGGTTGTTGGGCGGTCCGGTCCTCCCCTCAGTCGGGAGCGCCATCGCAGGTTCGCTCAACGCAGCGGCAGGTGCTGCTGACAGTCTCCCATCACTACTGTCTCGGAATTTCATTCCGAATCAAGGATACCAGACGCCCAATGGCGCGTGGCATGGAACGTTCCTCGGACTGGAGCCGATGCTTGCGTGGCTCATCCGTGTCGTATTAGTGTATACCTACATGTTCGTCCTTCTTTGGTGGATCTGGAGAGGGTTTGACACCTACGTCAACGCCTATCGACTCGCAGACTGGACGCCGCGCGACGATATGGTTCGTCGGATGCGGACCCATCGCTGGGGTCAGTTCGGGCTGGTTATCGTCTTGCTGTTCGTCGGGATGGCGATTTTCGCCCCGACGATTAGTCCAGCGACGGCCGAACAGAACATCTACGAGATGACCTCCCATCAAATCGAGTACTACGATGCCGATGATGGAGAAGTAGACGAGATCTCCGTGCTCAACGCGAATCTTGCGTCGGCATCTCAGGGAGCCGGTTCGACGAACATCGGATTCTGGCAGTACGATGAGTACGATCGATTCCATCCGTTCGGAACACTGTCGAATCCCGGTGCGGACTTATTCACCTTCATGGCATACGGTGCGCGGCTATCGCTGGTTATCGGGTTGCTTGCCGTCAGTATTAGTGGTGTTATGGCCGCTGGCTTCGGGATGCTCACAGCGTACTACAAGGGTGCGATCGATCTCTCGGTCGTCCTCGTGAGCGACTCGATCCAGTCGCTCCCGGGGATTCTCCTGCTCATCCTCGTCTCAGTGGTGTTTCAGAGCCACTGGTTAGGGCAGATTTACAACGGCGGATTCGTGATCGCGGTCGCGTTCGGAGTGATCTACTGGCCGAGCCTGTGGCGATCGATTCGTGGTCCGGCATTCCAAGTGTCAGAACAAGAATGGGTCGACGCCGCAAAGAGCTACGGTCAGCGTTCGACGACGACAATGCGAAAGCACATGCTCCCATACATCCTCGGCTATCTCTTGATCTACGGATCGATGACGATTGGTGGCATCATCATCGGCGTTGCTGCGCTGTCGTATCTCGGCCTCGGTATCAACCCACCAACACCGGAGTGGGGACGCGCTATCGCTGCAGGACAGGACTATGTAACAGGCCCAGCGTGGCACATGGCACTCATTCCGGGAGTCCTCATCGTGATCGTCGTGACGGGATTCAACGCACTCGGTGACGGAATCCGTGACGTGCTCGATCCGGAGAGCGAGGGCGAAGACTCGGCCAATGAAGCAGCCGCAGCAGCTGGAGGAGGTGCGTAA
- a CDS encoding ABC transporter permease, which produces MSRWSYFLRRLVLAIPVLFFAMSIIFLIIRAGPLDPVAAILGQNQDPQVAHQMRVQIGLVRPDGTPVPLWEQYIKFMTDLVTFNFGQTWVINRGTNALDLIAARAPVTIWLGFWSILIALFVGIPLGFYAGLNPNTLSDYTASFSGIIWRAMPNFWLAVILASVLANSTQLSQEILGITFTWQTFIVETGVIGTPELTDLGDPTRLIAAIKWILPAAIVLGSASMGNEMRIGRTAVLETINSNYVETARAKGLTNRVIVWKHIFRNALIPLVPVISAEAFLLIGGSVLVEYVFGLNGLGKLSFQAINQGDMPLAGALLFIFAVFLQIVNILQDFLYTVIDPRIGYES; this is translated from the coding sequence GTGAGTCGGTGGAGTTACTTCCTTCGACGGTTGGTGCTCGCCATCCCAGTGCTTTTCTTTGCGATGTCGATCATCTTCCTGATCATTCGCGCCGGGCCGCTCGATCCCGTCGCGGCGATCCTCGGACAGAATCAAGACCCACAGGTAGCACACCAAATGAGGGTCCAGATCGGTCTCGTCCGTCCCGACGGGACCCCAGTGCCACTCTGGGAGCAGTATATTAAATTTATGACTGACCTCGTTACATTCAACTTCGGCCAAACGTGGGTCATCAACCGCGGTACGAATGCGCTCGATCTGATCGCGGCGCGCGCTCCGGTGACGATCTGGCTCGGGTTCTGGTCGATCCTCATTGCACTATTCGTCGGGATTCCACTAGGATTCTACGCGGGATTGAATCCCAACACGCTGTCTGATTACACCGCGTCGTTCAGTGGTATCATCTGGCGAGCGATGCCGAACTTCTGGCTCGCAGTCATCCTGGCGAGCGTTCTCGCGAACTCGACACAGCTATCTCAAGAGATACTCGGTATCACGTTCACGTGGCAGACGTTTATCGTCGAAACGGGCGTCATTGGGACGCCAGAGCTCACTGATTTGGGCGATCCGACCCGGCTGATCGCGGCGATCAAGTGGATTCTTCCAGCCGCGATCGTGCTCGGATCGGCGTCGATGGGGAACGAGATGCGGATCGGGCGGACGGCAGTCCTCGAAACGATCAACTCAAACTACGTCGAAACGGCACGCGCAAAGGGACTGACGAACAGGGTCATCGTCTGGAAGCACATCTTCCGGAACGCACTCATCCCACTCGTGCCGGTCATTTCGGCCGAAGCGTTCCTCCTCATCGGTGGCTCTGTGCTCGTAGAGTACGTGTTCGGTCTCAACGGACTCGGGAAGCTCTCGTTCCAAGCGATCAACCAAGGAGATATGCCCTTGGCGGGGGCGCTCCTGTTCATCTTCGCCGTCTTCTTACAGATAGTGAACATCCTACAAGACTTCCTGTACACAGTGATCGATCCACGAATCGGGTACGAGAGTTAG
- a CDS encoding ABC transporter substrate-binding protein has product MTDDTGLSRRKFLQATGGAAAAVSFAGCLGGDGGSGDGNESGTDGGTDGGGNQEPQKGGTLNLISTGTIDTFDPVAAADTASGEVIQQVFDPLINYPNGQVETKPLLAEKVETNEDNTTYTFTLREGAKFHDGSDVTAKDVVYSFERLAGSPHTVRADFILGSMGVTHETDSEDNYKPGSLGVSAKDDKTVEMKLERPFHAALELLAYSSFSVVPEGIVGSLKEEGTVDKPSKQYNEFANNNPVGAGPFKFKHWNKQEDAAVTRFEDYYGEGPYVDGVHWQVIEKDSAAFNYAIEKKADIFSIPTAKYDPGKVSVENTDDKQRKTGTYGPIQNGETVNYMKIPEVGTFYIAFNARNVPKPVRQAVAYVLNPEAIREQVRKKRSPAAYHLMPELIYPGGKEAYDKHVENKYPYSAGESDIENAKKVMKEAGYGSNKRFKLKFTHYESEVYSQIGKILQQQLKGAFIDLSIKQAKFQTLIQSAENGNNELYSLGWIADWPRPDNFMKLLYPPNTHTGNPASYTYLNWGRDSPTKASKKAKTAFETVQNNLQPTEQATKKREQAYVKMEEANWEDAMVLMTHHSATEQFYYDNTNYKKFGGMGRSRGKFNDTWKEQS; this is encoded by the coding sequence ATGACAGACGATACCGGGCTTTCACGACGGAAGTTTTTGCAGGCAACCGGTGGAGCCGCCGCTGCGGTTTCATTTGCAGGATGTCTCGGCGGAGACGGCGGTTCGGGTGACGGGAACGAAAGCGGGACTGACGGTGGGACCGACGGTGGCGGTAACCAAGAACCGCAGAAGGGTGGGACCCTGAACCTAATCAGCACGGGAACGATTGATACGTTCGATCCGGTTGCAGCTGCCGATACCGCGTCCGGAGAAGTCATTCAGCAGGTTTTCGACCCACTGATTAACTACCCCAACGGGCAAGTCGAAACGAAACCACTGCTCGCCGAAAAGGTGGAAACGAACGAAGACAACACGACATACACGTTCACGCTCCGGGAGGGAGCGAAGTTCCACGACGGCAGCGACGTCACTGCGAAGGACGTTGTCTACTCCTTCGAACGGCTCGCCGGATCGCCACACACTGTCCGCGCAGACTTCATTCTCGGTTCGATGGGTGTGACCCACGAAACCGACTCCGAAGACAACTACAAACCGGGATCGCTCGGTGTCAGCGCGAAAGACGACAAAACGGTCGAAATGAAGCTCGAACGGCCGTTCCACGCGGCACTCGAGCTCCTCGCGTACAGTTCATTTTCTGTGGTACCAGAGGGTATCGTCGGCTCGCTTAAGGAAGAAGGGACGGTGGACAAACCGAGCAAGCAGTACAATGAATTCGCCAACAACAATCCGGTTGGTGCTGGCCCCTTCAAATTCAAACACTGGAACAAACAGGAGGACGCAGCAGTCACTCGGTTCGAAGACTACTACGGGGAAGGTCCGTACGTCGATGGCGTCCACTGGCAGGTAATCGAGAAGGACTCGGCGGCATTCAATTACGCGATTGAGAAGAAGGCCGACATTTTCAGTATTCCGACTGCAAAGTACGACCCAGGGAAGGTTTCCGTCGAAAACACGGACGATAAACAGCGAAAAACCGGAACGTACGGACCGATTCAGAACGGCGAGACGGTCAACTACATGAAGATCCCAGAAGTCGGGACCTTCTACATTGCGTTCAACGCACGGAACGTGCCAAAGCCTGTCCGACAAGCGGTCGCATACGTCCTAAATCCGGAAGCGATTCGCGAGCAGGTCAGGAAAAAGCGATCGCCAGCAGCCTACCATCTCATGCCGGAACTCATCTATCCCGGTGGGAAGGAGGCGTACGATAAGCACGTCGAAAATAAGTACCCCTACAGCGCCGGAGAGAGCGATATCGAAAACGCAAAGAAGGTGATGAAGGAGGCTGGATACGGCTCGAACAAGCGTTTCAAGCTCAAGTTCACCCACTACGAGTCGGAAGTGTACAGCCAGATTGGGAAAATCCTCCAACAGCAGCTCAAAGGTGCGTTCATCGATCTGTCAATCAAGCAAGCGAAGTTCCAGACGCTGATCCAGAGCGCAGAAAACGGCAACAACGAGCTGTATTCGCTCGGATGGATCGCCGACTGGCCGAGACCAGACAACTTCATGAAGCTTCTGTACCCACCGAACACCCACACCGGTAACCCAGCTTCCTATACGTACCTGAACTGGGGCCGTGATTCACCAACGAAGGCCTCGAAGAAGGCCAAAACGGCGTTCGAAACGGTTCAGAATAATCTCCAACCGACCGAGCAAGCTACGAAGAAACGAGAGCAAGCGTACGTCAAGATGGAGGAGGCGAACTGGGAGGATGCGATGGTTCTCATGACGCATCACAGCGCGACAGAGCAGTTCTACTACGACAACACCAACTACAAGAAGTTCGGTGGAATGGGTCGGTCGCGTGGTAAATTCAACGATACTTGGAAAGAACAAAGCTAG